From a single Populus trichocarpa isolate Nisqually-1 chromosome 17, P.trichocarpa_v4.1, whole genome shotgun sequence genomic region:
- the LOC18106607 gene encoding pentatricopeptide repeat-containing protein PNM1, mitochondrial, whose protein sequence is MPPLTSFHLRHLLRHYHLSSPPPITFSLHSTPTHLPKTPAFPFCLSQRPFSSSQTLNPNAIESPDPAIVQSLSTEISRDPNTDPLSISERLHLSFSHLTKNNALTPSLVLQTLKLSPDAGRTVIGFHNWLIKDANFEQNDESLALFVDYFGRRKDFKAAHDLLVEGKSVAGVKCFESMIDRLVRAGRTTQVIGFFERMERDYGFKRDKESLTFVVQKLCENGYASYAEKMVKNLANEIFPDDGICDLLIKGWCVDGKLEEAKRLAGEMYRGGFEIGTMAFNAMLDCVCKLCREKDPFRLESEVEKVLMEMDIRGVPRNVETFNVLISNLCKVRRTEDAMKLFSRIGEWGCCPDETTFLVLIRSLYQAARVGEGDEMIDRMKSAGYGDKLDKKAYYGFLKILCGIERLEHAMSVFEMMKADGCKPGIKTYDLLMGKWCTHNRLDKANVLYNEALSNGVTVTPKEYRVDPKFMKKPKAVKKEKKRETLPEKMARKRRRLKQIRLSFVKKPKKGMRRAL, encoded by the coding sequence ATGCCACCTTTAACCTCCTTCCACCTCCGTCATCTCCTCCGCCACTACCACCTCTCCTCTCCACCACCAATAACTTTCTCTTTGCATTCTACCCCTACCCATCTCCCCAAAACCCCAGCTTTTCCCTTCTGTCTCTCCCAAAGACCCTTCTCCTCCTCCCAAACCTTAAACCCTAACGCCATTGAAAGTCCAGATCCCGCAATAGTTCAGTCTCTATCTACTGAGATTTCAAGAGACCCAAACACCGACCCTTTATCAATCTCAGAAAGGCTCCACCTTTCCTTCTCGCACTTAACGAAGAACAACGCCTTAACACCTTCTCTAGTCCTGCAAACCCTCAAGCTTTCTCCTGATGCAGGCCGTACAGTTATTGGGTTTCACAATTGGCTtattaaagatgcaaactttGAGCAAAATGACGAGTCTTTGGCCCTTTTTGTTGACTATTTTGGTAGAAGAAAGGATTTTAAAGCAGCCCATGATTTGCTTGTTGAAGGTAAAAGTGTTGCTGGGGTTAAGTGTTTTGAGTCTATGATTGATAGGCTTGTGAGAGCAGGGAGGACAACACAAGTCATTGGGTTTTTTGAGAGAATGGAGAGGGATTATGGGTTTAAGAGAGACAAGGAAAGTCTTACATTTGTAGTTCAGAAGTTGTGTGAAAATGGATATGCAAGTTATGCTGAGAAAATGGTGAAGAATTTGGCTAATGAGATATTTCCCGATGATGGTATTTGTGATTTGTTAATTAAAGGTTGGTGTGTTGATGGGAAATTAGAGGAGGCTAAAAGATTAGCAGGGGAGATGTATAGAGGTGGTTTTGAGATTGGTACAATGGCGTTTAATGCTATGCTTGACTGTGTTTGCAAGCTTTGTCGGGAAAAGGATCCTTTTAGGTTGGAGTCGGAGGTGGAGAAAGTGTTGATGGAAATGGATATTCGTGGAGTTCCACGAAATGTCGAGacttttaatgtattgattagTAATCTGTGTAAGGTAAGGAGAACTGAGGATGCAATGAAGTTGTTTTCTAGGATTGGGGAATGGGGTTGTTGTCCAGATGAGACTacatttcttgttttgattAGGAGCTTGTATCAGGCAGCTAGAGTTGGTGAGGGGGATGAGATGATTGATAGAATGAAGAGTGCAGGGTATGGTGATAAGCTGGATAAGAAGGCGTATTATggatttttgaagattttgtgtGGGATCGAGAGGCTTGAGCATGCTATGAGCGTGTTTGAGATGATGAAGGCAGATGGGTGCAAGCCTGGGATCAAGACTTATGATTTGTTGATGGGGAAGTGGTGTACACATAATCGTCTTGATAAAGCAAATGTTCTTTATAACGAAGCATTGAGCAATGGGGTGACAGTGACACCCAAAGAGTACAGGGTGGATCCGAAGTTTATGAAAAAACCGAAGGCTgttaagaaagagaagaagagggaGACATTGCCAGAGAAAATGGCAAGGAAGAGGAGGCGGCTTAAGCAGATCAGATTGAGTTTTGTGAAGAAGCCCAAGAAGGGGATGCGCCGTGCCCTTTGA